Proteins from one Oscillatoria nigro-viridis PCC 7112 genomic window:
- a CDS encoding HEAT repeat domain-containing protein — protein sequence MTHNAAAGIGDEPTANPKQIASLTEKLKNNDETALDAAIKLLRKIGEPAIHLKDSDATVRSRANYALGTIGAEAKIAVPQLILLLKDSDATVGSSAASALNKICAQPKTVVPQLVAVDKVEFRVKY from the coding sequence TTGACTCACAATGCTGCTGCTGGAATTGGGGACGAACCCACAGCTAATCCCAAACAGATTGCCTCCCTCACTGAGAAGTTAAAGAATAACGATGAAACGGCACTTGATGCAGCTATTAAGCTGTTACGAAAAATAGGTGAACCAGCCATCCATCTGAAAGACTCCGATGCAACTGTGCGTAGCCGTGCAAACTATGCTTTGGGAACGATCGGTGCAGAAGCTAAAATTGCTGTGCCGCAGCTAATTCTCTTGCTGAAAGACTCCGATGCAACTGTGGGTAGTAGTGCTGCCTCTGCTTTGAACAAAATCTGTGCACAACCTAAAACTGTTGTGCCGCAGCTAGTGGCTGTTGATAAGGTGGAATTTAGAGTTAAATACTAA
- a CDS encoding ABC transporter ATP-binding protein: MISEPLTLSTSNPVLAAKGLTRRFGGLIAVNNVSFTVEKHEIFGLIGPNGAGKTTLFNLMTGLIPASSGNLIYQNENISQLKPYQIANKGIARTFQNIRLFGELSALDNVAIARHIHSRSGNPVLSVLAGIFGLPASNAMERKTQRKALELLDLVGLGDRAGEQAKNLPYGDQRRLEIARALALEPQILLLDEPAAGMNPNEKHKLSEFIREVRQQFNLTVILIEHHVPLVMGLCDRIAVLHFGQLIALGEPAVVRNDRAVIEAYLGDEA, encoded by the coding sequence ATGATTTCCGAACCCCTGACCCTCTCAACAAGCAATCCTGTTTTAGCAGCCAAAGGATTAACTCGTCGTTTTGGTGGTTTAATTGCTGTAAACAACGTATCTTTTACAGTTGAAAAACACGAGATTTTTGGATTGATCGGCCCTAACGGCGCTGGCAAGACAACTCTATTTAATCTCATGACAGGACTGATACCTGCCTCTAGTGGCAACTTGATTTATCAAAATGAAAATATTTCCCAATTGAAGCCTTATCAGATTGCCAATAAAGGTATTGCCAGAACTTTTCAAAATATCCGGTTGTTTGGGGAACTTTCTGCTTTGGACAATGTGGCGATCGCCCGACACATCCACAGTCGATCGGGCAATCCAGTTTTATCGGTGCTGGCGGGGATTTTCGGCTTGCCAGCATCTAACGCAATGGAACGCAAAACCCAGCGGAAAGCCTTAGAATTGTTGGATTTAGTCGGATTGGGCGATCGCGCGGGCGAACAAGCCAAAAACTTGCCCTACGGCGACCAGAGGCGCTTAGAAATTGCCCGCGCTTTAGCCCTAGAACCGCAAATACTCTTGTTAGATGAACCGGCAGCGGGGATGAATCCCAATGAAAAGCACAAATTAAGCGAATTTATCCGAGAAGTGCGCCAACAATTCAATTTAACTGTAATATTGATCGAGCATCATGTACCGCTTGTTATGGGGTTGTGCGATCGAATTGCCGTCTTGCATTTCGGTCAGCTTATTGCCTTGGGCGAACCTGCTGTTGTCAGGAATGACCGGGCGGTAATTGAGGCTTATTTGGGAGATGAAGCATAA